The following proteins come from a genomic window of Nostoc sp. ATCC 53789:
- a CDS encoding ATP-binding protein, whose product MTAIPKLKYFNWVQQRFHRLSIRQKIFYGYGLALGVAVLGTTAGLVIGDRYFQQARQQIILVDEEGSLLSILQGELLEIQIHQKEIVPFLQQPQALQRGISHFKTDLADAETLISQAQEFSQNSSQEDLQALLTKHNSTIAKYFEQLRSLIRQILPLTSQPEGAIKVQQLISKFSQSQDVLKFYQFAHELTDFAKTLQKRQQEAHLAQNQATLIQAQIILGSMLLSIAIAAILAFYTSTIIAYPIKAVTDIAQRVSQEANFDLQAPVITQDEVGALTNSLNQLIRQVKHLLEEQQAESQVRLIQSEKMSSLGRMLAGVAHEINNPVNFISGNLVHAKNYTDDLLALLQVYKAEVPQPSTAVQSLAEEIDLEFLEVDLPKLFNSMKVGAERTREIVRSLKDFSRLDDGEAQLVDLHACLDSTLLILNNRLKNGINLVRSYGEIPEVPGYTGLLYQVFMNLLSNALDALEQKSDENPEFVPEITIITECWENDLVIVRIADNGPGISPENQKKIFETFFTTKPRGIGTGLGLAIAYQIVVEKHQGKITCQSELDKGTEFALALPTAGIALPISHP is encoded by the coding sequence ATGACTGCGATACCTAAATTAAAATACTTTAACTGGGTTCAACAGAGATTCCATCGCCTTAGTATTCGGCAAAAAATTTTTTATGGATACGGTTTGGCTTTGGGAGTTGCAGTTTTAGGAACGACAGCAGGGTTGGTAATAGGCGATCGCTACTTTCAACAAGCCAGACAACAGATTATATTGGTAGACGAAGAAGGAAGCTTGTTAAGTATTTTGCAAGGCGAACTGTTAGAAATACAGATCCACCAAAAAGAAATAGTGCCTTTTTTACAGCAGCCACAAGCGTTGCAAAGGGGAATTTCTCATTTCAAAACCGATTTAGCGGATGCAGAAACGCTGATTTCTCAGGCACAAGAATTTAGTCAAAACAGTTCCCAAGAGGATTTACAAGCTCTGCTTACAAAGCATAACAGCACAATAGCCAAATATTTTGAACAACTCAGGTCGCTGATTCGGCAAATTTTGCCATTAACTTCACAGCCAGAGGGAGCTATAAAAGTACAGCAATTAATCTCGAAATTCAGCCAAAGTCAGGATGTTCTAAAGTTTTACCAATTTGCCCATGAGTTAACTGATTTTGCCAAAACACTTCAAAAACGCCAACAGGAAGCTCATCTAGCCCAGAATCAGGCTACACTCATCCAAGCTCAGATTATTCTTGGTAGTATGCTGCTGTCAATAGCGATCGCTGCTATCCTAGCTTTCTACACCAGTACAATCATTGCTTATCCGATTAAAGCGGTGACAGATATCGCCCAAAGAGTTAGCCAAGAAGCCAATTTTGACTTGCAAGCGCCCGTAATTACTCAAGATGAAGTTGGAGCTTTAACTAATTCTCTTAATCAGCTAATTCGACAGGTGAAGCACCTTTTAGAAGAACAACAAGCTGAGTCCCAAGTACGACTAATTCAAAGTGAAAAAATGTCTAGTTTAGGAAGAATGCTGGCTGGTGTTGCCCACGAAATTAATAATCCTGTAAATTTCATTTCTGGCAACCTCGTACACGCAAAAAACTATACTGACGATTTATTAGCATTACTGCAAGTATATAAAGCCGAAGTTCCTCAGCCTTCCACTGCCGTGCAAAGTCTCGCAGAAGAAATTGATTTGGAGTTTCTAGAAGTCGATTTGCCAAAGCTCTTTAATTCAATGAAAGTTGGCGCTGAACGCACGCGAGAAATTGTCCGAAGTTTGAAAGATTTCTCTCGTTTAGACGATGGAGAAGCACAGTTAGTCGACCTACACGCTTGTCTAGATAGTACATTATTGATTCTGAATAATCGCCTGAAAAATGGCATTAACCTTGTTCGTAGCTATGGAGAGATTCCAGAGGTTCCAGGTTATACAGGTTTACTTTATCAAGTATTTATGAATCTTCTCAGCAACGCACTTGATGCTTTAGAGCAAAAATCAGATGAAAATCCCGAATTTGTCCCTGAAATCACTATTATTACAGAATGCTGGGAGAATGATTTGGTAATAGTGCGAATTGCCGACAACGGCCCTGGTATTTCACCAGAAAATCAGAAAAAGATATTTGAAACATTTTTTACCACCAAGCCACGAGGCATTGGTACTGGTTTAGGGCTAGCGATCGCATATCAAATTGTGGTAGAAAAACATCAAGGTAAGATTACCTGCCAATCTGAGTTAGATAAAGGTACAGAGTTTGCGTTGGCTCTGCCCACCGCAGGTATCGCTCTGCCTATTTCTCATCCTTGA
- a CDS encoding DUF937 domain-containing protein: MGLFDQILGAVANPNQQGSLGQLGGIINTVQQLSQSTGADPSTIQSVLSIVGGQVRSALQDKQATDGNEAAQSLVNQYAGTSPNPQAVNSLFSPQIQQQVAQIAAQRTGLDAGVVQQLLPLAVPLVLNFLQSGANAQNPQAGGNPVLNSFLDADGDGDVDIADAIQMASRYMRQ; the protein is encoded by the coding sequence ATGGGACTTTTCGATCAAATTCTTGGTGCAGTTGCTAATCCCAATCAACAGGGAAGCTTAGGGCAACTGGGAGGAATCATTAACACTGTACAGCAATTGAGCCAAAGTACTGGTGCAGATCCTTCTACCATTCAATCAGTCTTGTCAATTGTCGGTGGTCAAGTGCGTTCCGCTTTACAAGACAAGCAAGCCACAGATGGTAATGAAGCCGCACAAAGTTTAGTGAATCAATATGCTGGGACTTCGCCTAATCCCCAAGCCGTCAATTCGCTGTTTTCTCCTCAGATTCAACAACAGGTAGCTCAGATTGCTGCCCAGCGCACTGGATTGGATGCTGGTGTAGTTCAACAATTGCTACCTTTAGCAGTACCTTTAGTCCTGAATTTTCTGCAATCAGGTGCAAATGCTCAAAATCCCCAAGCTGGCGGTAATCCTGTACTGAATTCCTTCTTGGATGCTGACGGCGATGGTGATGTAGATATCGCTGATGCTATCCAAATGGCTAGTCGGTATATGAGACAGTAA
- a CDS encoding acetamidase/formamidase family protein, whose translation MIHYILKATKETVHLGGFSHLLEPALTIDSGDTVDVETYTGYYVYDKAPPEFVTPEFLDICQNLLPERKIAGGPHLLTGPIYVRDAEPGDVLEVQLDAIAPSVPVGFNAIRPGWGALPHQFPQPALRFIPLDLVNNIAEFPAGTGIKIPLKPFFGILGVATPETSRTSVPPGSYGGNIDNRELQAGSRLFLPIFVPGALFSIGDGHSAQGDGEVNVTAIETSMNGRITLKLRKDLQLTTPIAETPTHIITMGFAQTLDEALELALKNMIDFLERFANLSPEDAYVLCSLAVNFHITQVVNSPQKGVHGMLPKSIFSKNINL comes from the coding sequence ATGATTCATTACATTTTAAAAGCTACCAAGGAAACTGTACATCTGGGTGGTTTCTCCCATCTGCTAGAACCAGCACTCACTATTGATTCTGGTGATACGGTTGATGTGGAAACTTATACTGGTTACTACGTTTACGACAAAGCACCACCTGAATTTGTCACACCAGAATTTCTCGACATCTGCCAAAATCTTTTACCAGAACGCAAGATTGCTGGGGGGCCGCATTTACTCACAGGGCCGATTTATGTGCGTGATGCCGAACCAGGGGATGTTTTAGAAGTACAATTAGATGCGATCGCACCTAGTGTACCCGTTGGCTTCAATGCCATTCGTCCAGGTTGGGGAGCTTTACCACATCAGTTTCCTCAACCTGCGTTGAGATTCATTCCTCTAGATTTAGTCAACAATATCGCGGAATTTCCGGCGGGTACTGGCATAAAAATTCCCCTCAAACCGTTTTTTGGAATTCTTGGTGTCGCTACCCCAGAAACCTCTCGAACTTCTGTCCCACCAGGTTCTTACGGTGGTAATATCGACAACCGGGAATTACAAGCTGGTTCTCGTTTATTTTTGCCGATTTTCGTACCAGGTGCATTATTTTCTATTGGTGATGGGCATTCTGCACAGGGAGATGGCGAAGTAAATGTCACCGCCATTGAAACTTCCATGAATGGTAGAATTACCCTCAAACTTCGCAAGGATTTACAGCTAACAACACCAATTGCCGAAACTCCAACTCATATAATTACAATGGGGTTTGCTCAAACATTAGATGAAGCTTTAGAACTGGCTTTAAAGAATATGATTGATTTTCTGGAACGCTTTGCAAATTTGTCGCCAGAAGATGCTTATGTATTGTGTAGTTTAGCTGTAAATTTTCACATTACTCAAGTTGTGAACAGTCCCCAAAAAGGTGTACATGGAATGCTACCAAAATCAATTTTTTCCAAGAATATTAATTTATAA
- a CDS encoding ankyrin repeat domain-containing protein: MYGDYIIPDEDFAEALIRAIRFHYLEEVQALISVQQDINARDSSELYWTPLMYAVFEESLDIVKLLVKAGADVNIRGSDPDEFPLNLSAYACNNAFSHTNEFVRNKNIFDYLAPLTLPELKEIAQRTLNRRN; the protein is encoded by the coding sequence ATGTATGGAGACTACATTATACCTGATGAAGATTTTGCCGAAGCACTGATTCGAGCAATTCGCTTTCATTACTTGGAAGAAGTTCAAGCTCTTATTTCCGTTCAGCAAGATATCAATGCTAGAGACAGCAGCGAACTTTATTGGACTCCTTTAATGTATGCAGTTTTTGAAGAATCTCTAGATATAGTTAAATTGCTAGTTAAGGCTGGCGCAGATGTCAACATTAGAGGCTCAGATCCAGATGAATTTCCTTTAAATCTATCTGCTTACGCTTGCAATAATGCTTTTTCTCATACTAATGAATTTGTTCGTAATAAAAATATTTTTGATTACTTGGCTCCACTAACTTTGCCAGAACTAAAAGAAATTGCACAGAGAACTCTAAATCGGAGGAATTAG
- a CDS encoding pyridoxamine 5'-phosphate oxidase family protein, producing the protein MSKLFDCITDELQDFIAAQHLFFVGSAPLSPTGHVNLSPKGLGCFRVLSPKQVGYVDLTGSGNETSAHLQENGRITFMFCAFEEPACILRLYGQGNTILPGSPEWDSLYSLFLPMPGTRQIIVADIEKIQTSCGFGVPLYEYRGQRQTLVNWASKKGEEGVREYQQKKNLVSIDGLPTPLSKLSEKWV; encoded by the coding sequence ATGTCTAAACTTTTTGACTGTATTACAGACGAACTGCAAGACTTTATTGCAGCCCAACACCTTTTCTTTGTTGGCTCTGCACCCTTGAGTCCTACGGGTCATGTTAATCTATCTCCTAAAGGTTTAGGATGCTTTCGCGTTCTCTCTCCCAAACAAGTAGGTTACGTAGACCTTACAGGCAGTGGTAACGAAACCTCAGCCCATTTGCAAGAAAATGGGCGGATAACCTTCATGTTTTGCGCCTTTGAAGAACCTGCATGTATCCTGCGTCTTTACGGTCAAGGAAACACGATTTTACCGGGTTCTCCAGAGTGGGACTCTCTGTACTCTCTGTTTTTACCAATGCCTGGAACTCGCCAAATTATCGTCGCTGATATTGAAAAAATACAGACTTCTTGTGGTTTTGGCGTACCACTTTATGAATATCGAGGTCAGCGCCAGACTTTAGTAAACTGGGCTAGTAAAAAAGGTGAAGAAGGAGTTCGAGAATATCAACAGAAGAAAAATCTTGTCAGCATTGACGGTTTACCAACACCGCTAAGTAAATTATCAGAAAAATGGGTTTAA
- a CDS encoding NAD(P)H-dependent oxidoreductase, with protein MASTPKILAFAGSTRIDSYNKKLVKIAASGAQAAGAEVTYLDLRDLPLPLFDEDLEAQEGLPANARTFKDLMISHQGFLIASPEYNSSLTAVLKNAIDWASRPAPNEAPLAAFAGKVAAIMSASPGALGGLRGLVHLRSILGNIKVLVLPDQIAVSKAYEAFNGDGTLKDPKQQESIEQLGAGLTKLLLKLN; from the coding sequence ATGGCATCTACACCTAAAATCCTCGCCTTTGCCGGCAGCACCCGGATTGATTCTTACAACAAAAAATTGGTAAAAATCGCGGCATCTGGCGCTCAGGCAGCAGGCGCAGAAGTGACTTATCTAGACCTCCGCGATTTACCTTTACCTCTGTTTGATGAAGACTTGGAAGCTCAAGAAGGACTACCTGCCAACGCCCGCACTTTTAAAGATTTGATGATTTCTCATCAAGGATTCCTGATTGCTTCGCCGGAATATAACAGTTCACTCACAGCAGTTTTGAAGAACGCCATTGATTGGGCATCTCGTCCAGCCCCAAATGAAGCACCATTGGCTGCTTTTGCAGGTAAGGTTGCTGCCATTATGAGTGCTTCCCCAGGCGCTCTCGGTGGTCTGCGCGGGTTGGTTCACCTGCGGTCTATCTTGGGAAATATCAAAGTTTTGGTACTTCCCGACCAAATAGCAGTATCCAAAGCTTATGAAGCCTTTAATGGTGATGGCACGCTAAAAGATCCGAAACAGCAAGAATCTATTGAGCAGTTAGGCGCTGGCTTAACAAAGTTATTGCTGAAGCTAAACTAA
- a CDS encoding DUF4336 domain-containing protein, with amino-acid sequence MADDERIVNAQQINPKDFSWKLWPVLPLYPYGRRQTIRKEVIKDTIWNFDQIQGIFYVVVPIRMTVVKLEAGGLLIYAPVAPTPECIRLVNELVAEHGNVKYIILPTISGIEHKVFVGPFARYFPTAQVFVAPHQWSFPLNLPLSWLGLPPKRTQVLPEDSSKTPFADEFDYAMLGPIDLGPGRFAEVAFFHKRSHTLLVTDSVLSIPDDPPAIVLLDPYPLLFHAKDRASDIVADIQVNRRKGWQRICLFALYFQPSALNIPQWNQVLQDALKAPERSRKAYFGLYPFQWHPHWLRSFDALRGNGRLFVAPILQTLILNRAPKETIDWADKVASWDFEWIIPCHFDAPIKAQAYQFRQAFSFLEKQPAVSGGLFSSSSYPLPEEDFKLLKEIDAGLNKLGIVPAAKEKV; translated from the coding sequence GTGGCTGATGATGAACGCATAGTCAATGCACAACAGATAAATCCAAAAGACTTTTCATGGAAACTATGGCCTGTTCTGCCACTCTACCCTTATGGCAGGCGGCAGACAATCCGCAAAGAAGTGATTAAGGACACAATCTGGAATTTTGACCAGATTCAGGGCATTTTCTACGTTGTTGTGCCAATTCGCATGACTGTAGTTAAACTCGAAGCCGGAGGTCTTCTTATCTATGCGCCTGTTGCACCAACCCCAGAGTGCATCCGGCTTGTGAATGAGTTGGTGGCGGAACACGGTAATGTTAAGTACATCATCCTGCCAACTATCTCCGGTATAGAACACAAAGTCTTTGTCGGCCCTTTCGCCAGATATTTTCCGACTGCACAGGTGTTTGTGGCTCCCCATCAGTGGAGTTTCCCGCTAAATCTGCCCCTTAGCTGGCTTGGCTTACCCCCAAAACGGACTCAGGTACTTCCAGAAGATAGTAGCAAAACACCCTTTGCTGACGAGTTTGACTATGCAATGCTGGGCCCCATCGACCTTGGCCCTGGTCGATTTGCGGAAGTTGCTTTTTTCCACAAGCGATCGCATACTCTTTTAGTAACCGATTCTGTACTCTCTATCCCAGACGATCCACCTGCGATCGTTTTATTAGATCCATATCCCCTACTATTCCATGCCAAGGATCGTGCTTCTGATATTGTTGCAGACATTCAGGTAAATCGCCGTAAGGGTTGGCAGCGCATCTGTCTGTTTGCTTTGTACTTTCAACCAAGCGCACTAAATATACCCCAATGGAATCAGGTGTTGCAAGATGCCTTGAAAGCCCCAGAACGCTCAAGGAAAGCTTATTTTGGATTGTACCCCTTTCAATGGCATCCACATTGGCTGCGATCGTTTGATGCCCTACGAGGTAATGGGCGGTTGTTTGTTGCACCAATTTTACAGACGTTGATTCTCAACCGCGCACCGAAGGAAACCATTGACTGGGCTGATAAAGTTGCTAGTTGGGACTTCGAGTGGATTATTCCCTGCCATTTTGATGCACCGATAAAAGCCCAAGCGTATCAGTTTCGTCAAGCTTTCTCTTTTTTGGAAAAGCAGCCTGCTGTTAGTGGGGGTTTATTCAGCAGTAGCAGCTATCCCCTACCAGAGGAGGATTTTAAACTACTTAAAGAAATCGATGCAGGTTTAAATAAGTTGGGCATTGTGCCAGCAGCAAAGGAGAAGGTGTAG
- a CDS encoding GTP-binding protein, which yields MPLSRIVTLIVGLIVILGLALWLIDSLSRLYWQLSYSPLLGNLLLLLLIVLIGALVAAFVYYVLVIQSGEKRSRRNPKRVTAAQIPAAKSDAASTTLQAVRQQVAQIQDEVTRQALLSRSREIEANLARGEIQVVVFGTGSAGKTSLVNAIMGRMVGQVDAPMGTTQVGETYCLRLKGLERKILITDTPGILEAGVAGTEREQMARELATEADLLLFVVDNDLRRSEYEPLRGLAEIGKRSLLVLNKTDLYTDEDKESILARLRQRVRGFIATNDVVAIAANPQSAQLETGETYQPEPDIVPLLRRTAAVLRAEGEDLVADNILLQSLRLGDEARKLIDGQRRRQADKIVERFQWIGAGVVSVTPIPVVDLLATAAVNAQMVVEIGRVYGCELNMERGRELALSLAKTIASLGIVKGAIQLLSTALQLNVATFLIGRAIQGVTAAYLTRIAGKSFIEYFRHDQDWGDGGMTEVVQKQFQINRRDEFIKAFIQEAIARVVKPLQDKSEVVEHDEEINS from the coding sequence ATGCCTCTGTCGCGCATAGTAACGCTAATTGTTGGTCTGATAGTCATTTTGGGGCTAGCCCTATGGCTAATTGATTCCCTATCACGCCTCTATTGGCAATTATCCTATTCGCCGTTGCTTGGCAATTTGCTGCTGTTGCTGCTAATTGTCCTCATAGGAGCCTTGGTTGCGGCTTTTGTCTATTATGTATTGGTAATTCAATCTGGAGAAAAGCGATCGCGCCGCAACCCCAAGCGAGTAACTGCGGCGCAAATTCCTGCTGCTAAATCTGACGCTGCTTCTACAACTCTCCAAGCTGTGCGCCAACAGGTAGCGCAAATTCAAGATGAAGTCACACGTCAGGCTTTATTAAGTCGATCGCGGGAGATTGAAGCGAACTTAGCACGGGGTGAAATTCAAGTAGTGGTATTTGGTACGGGGAGTGCTGGCAAAACTTCCCTAGTTAATGCGATTATGGGACGCATGGTAGGTCAAGTGGATGCACCGATGGGTACAACCCAGGTTGGAGAAACCTATTGTCTGCGGTTGAAGGGATTAGAACGCAAGATTTTAATTACAGATACGCCAGGGATTTTAGAAGCGGGTGTGGCGGGAACAGAACGCGAACAAATGGCGCGAGAACTGGCAACAGAAGCAGATTTACTGTTATTTGTGGTGGATAATGACTTACGACGCTCAGAATATGAGCCGTTGCGGGGATTAGCAGAAATTGGTAAGCGATCGCTCCTAGTTCTCAACAAAACCGATTTATATACAGATGAAGATAAAGAATCCATCCTCGCTAGGTTGCGTCAACGGGTACGGGGATTTATTGCTACTAATGATGTGGTGGCGATCGCAGCTAATCCCCAATCTGCACAACTAGAAACTGGCGAAACCTACCAGCCGGAACCCGATATTGTCCCTTTACTGCGACGCACAGCTGCTGTTTTACGCGCCGAAGGTGAAGATTTGGTGGCGGATAACATTCTTTTGCAATCTCTGCGATTGGGAGACGAGGCGCGAAAACTCATCGATGGTCAGCGTCGCCGTCAAGCTGACAAAATCGTAGAACGGTTTCAATGGATTGGTGCTGGTGTGGTGTCAGTCACACCAATACCAGTAGTAGATTTATTAGCAACAGCAGCTGTTAATGCTCAAATGGTTGTAGAAATTGGCAGAGTCTACGGCTGTGAATTAAATATGGAACGGGGACGAGAGTTAGCTCTTTCTTTAGCGAAAACTATTGCTAGTTTGGGCATTGTCAAGGGAGCAATTCAATTATTATCTACAGCGTTGCAACTCAATGTTGCTACCTTTCTGATTGGTCGGGCGATTCAAGGTGTGACAGCAGCTTATTTAACGCGAATTGCTGGTAAAAGTTTTATTGAATATTTTCGTCACGATCAAGATTGGGGTGATGGTGGAATGACGGAAGTTGTGCAGAAACAGTTTCAAATTAATCGCCGAGATGAATTTATTAAAGCTTTTATTCAAGAAGCGATCGCGCGGGTAGTGAAGCCGTTACAAGATAAATCTGAAGTAGTTGAACATGATGAAGAAATCAATAGTTAA